CGGAATGTTCGATTCGGTAGGTGGTCGGCCAGAACCTGACGAACGGTGGGGGCCATGCGGAAGTGCTCCATAAGCGCCTCGCGCGACCACGCGTGGGACCAGTTCAACTGGCCGAGTTCGCGCTCGATAATATCCCTCGCGCTATGTGGCACGGCAGGCTCCTTTCGTGGTACGTAGGGACCAGGCGATGACGAATCGCACCTCGCGTGCCGTTCCCTGTGGGGTCGCGCGTTGGGGTAAGCTGGACCCGGCGAGGAGGGGACCATGCTCGAACTAGAGATCACCCAGATGCCCGGCCTTGTGCTCCAGGTCGGAGAGGTGGAGACTCAGTTCGGTTCGGTCTGGGTCGCGGCCGGTCCTCGCGGGCTCCGCGTGGTGACCGTCCCGGGCCGGTCGCGCGAGGAGTGCCTGCGAGAGGCTTTGCGTAACGGCCGGGACGCCACCGTGATTGAGGGTGGACCGCTGGCGGAGCAGGCTCGGAAAGAGTTGACCGCCTACTTCGAAGGCCGGCTGCAGCGCTTTACAGTACCGCTCGACCCGGTGGGCACGAACTTTCAGCGGCGGGTCTGGGCGGCGGTGGCGGCGATCCCCTACGGCGAGACGGCAACGTACCGGCAGATCGCCGAGCGCATCGGTCAGCCGCGTGCGGTCCGCGCGGTCGGCGCGGCGAACGGAGCGAATCCGCTGGCCATCATCATCCCCTGCCATCGCGTCGTTGGCAGCGACGGGTCGCTTACGGGCTACGGCGGTGGACTCGCGGTGAAGCGGGCGCTCCTGGACCTTGAGGCACGCTGCCGCGGTGCGCTGCCGTGACATCCGGTGTGGGGCGTCCCAGTATCCCGACCTTCCAATAGCGTAACTTTGTCATCGTGAGCGGGGCCGGCCGGGCGCCAGGCGCGGCTTGGCTGAGGATGACATGGTCACACGACCGATCGCCGCGGTCGCGAGACAGCGCAGGCGATGCGGCACGAAACGATGTGGCCGCGCGGGAACCGGCGCGGCCACGGGTGCTCCATCGATCGGTGCCTGTGTGCGCGTCAGTCCTGAGTCACGAGGCGGCGCAGCACCATCGGCAAGATCCCGCCGTGGCGGTAGTACTCGACCTCGGTCGGGCTGTCGATTCGCACGAGCACCTGGAACTCGAACGTGCTGCCGTCCTCGCGGGTGGCGCGCACGGGGAGCGTCTGGCCCGGCTTCAGCCCGTCGGCGATGCCGCGGATCTCGTACACCTCGCGCCCGGTCAGGCCGAGCCCCTCGGCGCTCTGCCCCGGCAAGAACTGGAGCGGGAGGACACCCATCCCGATCAGGTTGCTCCGGTGGATGCGCTCGTAGCCTTCGGCGATGACGGCACGGACGCCGAGCAGTCGCGTGCCCTTCGCGGCCCAGTCGCGCGAGCTGCCGGAGCCGTACTCCTTGCCGGCCAGCACGAGGAGCGGCGTCCCCTCCTCCTGGTAGCGCATGGCTGCGTCGTAGACCGACATCACCTCGCCCGTGGGCAGGTGCGTCGTCCAGTTGCCCTCCCGGCCGTCGGCCAGCTTGTTGCGCAGCCGGATATTGGCGAAGGTGCCCCGCACCATCACCTCGTGGTTGCCGCGGCGCGAGCCGTAGCTGTTGAAGTTCCGCGGCTGCACATCGTTGAGGATCAGGTAGCGCCCGGCCGGGCTGTTGACCGGGATCGACCCGGCGGGAGAGATGTGGTCGGTCGTGACCGAGTCGCCCAGATAGCACAGCACGCGCGCCCCGGTGATATCGGTCGGCGGCTCCGGCTCCAGCGTGAGGTCCTGGAAGAAGGTTGGCTCGCGGACGTAGGTCGACTCAGGATCCCACTCGAACAGGTCACCCTGCTCAGGGAGCGGGAGTGCCTGCCAGTGCTCGTCGCCGGTGAAGACGTCGGCGTAGCGCTCACGGAACAGCTCCGGCGTGATGGCGCGCTCGATCGTCTCCTGGATCTCCTCACGAGACGGCCAGATATCACGCAGGTAGACCGGTTCACCGTTCGGGTCGTAGCCGATCGGGTCGCGGGACAGATCGATGTTCAACGTCCCGGCGAGGGCGTAGGCCACCACGAGCGGCGGCGACGCCAGGTAGCTCGCGCGGGCCTGCGGGTGGATACGGCCCTCGAAGTTGCGGTTCCCGCTGAGGACCGCGGCGACCACCAGGTCATGCTCCTGCACCGCCTCGGCCACGGGCTCGGGCAGCGGACCGCTGTTCCCGATGCAGGTGGTGCAGCCGTAGCCGACGAGGTGGAAGCGGAGCGCCTCGAGGTACGGCGTCAGCCCGGCGCGGTCGAGGTAGGCGGTGACGACGCGTGAACCGGGCGCAAGGCTCGTCTTGACCGCCGGGTTGACGTCGAGGCCGCGCTCGACCGCCTTCTTGGCCAGCAGCCCGGCAGCGATCATCACCTCCGGGTTCGAGGTGTTGGTGCAGCTCGTGATCGCGGCAATCACCACCGAGCCGTGGTTCAACTCCACAACCTGGTCGTCGATGCGGACGGGCACGCCGCCGGACGGCGGTGCGGCGGTAGCCACCGCCGCCGTCTCCTCGGCGACTGCCTCCAGCGGCTGCGTCGAGGCGGTGCCGCCGGCCGCCGCTTCCCAGGCGCCGATGCGATCCTTGAAGGCCTCGCGCAGGCTCTCGCTGACGCGGGACAGAGGAACGCGGTCCTGGGGCCGGCGCGGTCCGGCCACGCTCGGCTCCAGGGTGGAGAGATCGAGCTCGACGATCTGGTCGAACACCGGCTCGGGCGAGTCGTCGGTGCGGAAGAGGCCCTGCTCCTTGGCATACCGCTCGACCAGGTCCACCAGCTCCTCGCTCCGGCCCGTGAAGCGCAGGTAGTGGAGCGTCTCGTCGTCGATCGGGAACATCGTGGCAGTCGCACCGTACTCGGGCGACATGTTGGAGATCGTTGCCCGATCGGGCAGGCTCAGGTGGCGCACGCTCGGGCCGAAGAACTCCACGAACCGGCCGACCACCCCGGTCTGGCGCAGGAGCTGGGTGACCGTCAGCACTAGGTCGGTTGCAGTAACACCCTCGGGCGGCTCACCCACGAGGCGGAAGCCAACGACCTCAGGAGTGAGCAGGTAGATCGGCTGGCCCAGCAGGACCGCCTCGGCTTCGATCCCGCCGACGCCCCAGCCCAGCACGCCAAGCGAGTTCACCATCGGGGTGTGGGAATCGGTGCCGACCAGTGTGTCGGGGAATGCCACCGTCTCGGAGTCGATCTCACGCGCGGTTACCACAGTGGCCAGGTACTCCAGGTTCACCTGGTGCACGATGCCGGTGCCGGGTGGGACGACCCGGAAGTTACGGAAGGCGCTCTGTGCCCAGCGCAGGAGGGCGTACCGCTCGCGGTTGCGCTCGTACTCACGCTCGACATTGCGCCGGAAGGCGATGCGGGAGCCGAACACGTCGACCTGGACTGAGTGGTCGATCACCAGGTCAGCCGGGACGAGCGGGTTGATGCGTTTCGGATCGCCGCCGAGGCGCTTGACCGCGTCGCGCATCGCCGCGAGGTCCACCACGGCGGGGACGCCGGTGAAGTCCTGCAGGAGCACGCGGCCGGGGAGGAATGGGAACTCACGAACCTCCCGCTCCCCCGGTCTCCACTGGGCGAGCGTCGTGACGTCCTCTGCGCTGAAGGGTTCATTGCCCGCGTTGCGCAGCGCGTTCTCCAGCAGCACCTTGATCGTGTACGGCAGGCGGTCGAGTCCAACAGCGACCTGATCCGCGATGGCGTCGAGGCGGTAGTAGGTCACGGTCTGGTGTGGTGTAGAGAGTTCCGCGCGTGCGCCGAAGGGGTCACGGGTGACTGCCATCTAGTCCTCCCTCTCGTACCGTGAGAGCGACGGCCGGTCGTCCAGTACTCGTCACGCATCGCAAGTGCCCGTCTCGGGCGCGGGCGCGACAAGTCCCATATCCGGCTCGCGCGCCCTGTGTCTCCAGAATACCATGCCTTTCGCAGCAGGGCTGCCGAACGTTGCTGGCCCAGCGGCATGGATCGATGGATCAGGGCACGTCCGGGTTCGGCGGGGCGCGCATGCCACACCGGGCGCGGGCGGCATTCGCAGCCCGCTCCCCGCAGGTTGTTGCCATGCACTATCATGGCACTGCACCGCGGTGGTACTAGCGTGGCATCATGTGGTGACGCCAGCCCGTGCGGAACAGGCATGCGTACCTCACAGATGGGACGACGAGGTAGTGACATGAAGCCACAAGCCGATGGGGCCGATGGGCACGCTCGCCCGCCGTGGCACCCCCCCGACCCGCTCGCGGGCGCCCAGGGGGATACGCAGGCCCGGTCCGATATGCGGAAGCGCCACCGGCGGATCGCAACGATTCTTCTCCTGCTGCTGGAAGCGGCGGGCCTGATCGCGACCGTGGTCGTGCTCGGGCAGAGCGTGGACTGGACGCTGGAGGAGCAACGCTCGGAACCCTCGGTCCTGGCAACGGACTGGGTCTTTCTCGCGGGGACGGGCGTTCCGGTCGCGATCCTGGCGGTGCTGGCGGCGGTGGCGCTGGCGCTGCGCTTCTCGCCAGGGTGGACGCTGGCGATGTTGGCTCAGGGACTCCTGTTGTTCAACTGCCTGGTGACGTACTTTGGGCAACGGCTGGACGTGGTCTATCCGCTGATGGTGGTTGGCATCCTGCTAGTCCTCTACCTGAACTCGTATGCCGTGCGGACGGCCCTGCAGCCTCAACAACCCGCGCCCGAACCTCGGGATGGAGCATGAGCGCTGAGACCGATCTGGCTTTGCTCCGGCGCTTCGAGCCGATTGCCCGCTACACGCGTGGCGAGCAGTTCTACCCGCTCTACGTCGAGCCGTATGTGCGCCGGTCCGGACTCTGGGTACGCCACCGGAACGGCGACTCCGTGTTGCTGGTGCCACCAGGCGAGTTGACGCTCGAACTCCTGGGGCAGCAGCGCGCCAACGGGTTCCATTCAGTCCAGTTCCTCAAGCTGACCGATCCGCTCACCGTCGCGGAGCTCGCGACCTACCGGCTTGAGCGCCTCCGGGAGCGGAAAGAGCCGTCCGAGGTGTTCCACGCAGGGCAGGGGCGGCTGGCGCGAGTCGGCTACATCTCACGTCTCGGCGCTGCGGCCTTCTCTCTCTCCCTCCTGGCGCGGGGGCGGGTGCCCGGTGACACGGCCGCAGCTGCGGCGCTCGTGTACGAGGCAATCCGGCGGGAGCACCCGGAGTTCCGCTACCACGGCCGGGTCGTGCGGCAGGCGGGATGGGTCGTCCTCCAGTACTGGTTCTTCTACGTCTTCAACGATTGGCGCACCGGGTTCTTCGGCGCCAACGACCACGAGGCCGACTGGGAGATGATCAGCATCTACCTGGCCGAATCCCCAGACGGCGAGCTGGCGCCGCAGTGGGTCGCCTACGCCAGCCATGACTATCACGGCGACGACCTACGCCGGCGCTGGGATGATCCCGAGTTGGAGAAGATCGGCGAGCATCCGGTGATCTACGTCGGCGCCGGGTCACATGCATCCTACTTCGCACCCGGTGAATACCTCACCGAGCTCGAGGTGCCCTACCTCAACCGGGTGTCGCGAGTCGTCGAGCGGGTCCAGACGGTCTGGTACGAACGGTTGCGGCAATACCGGGCCAACACCGACTCGGACGAGCAGCGGCGCGGTGTGAACCTGCGTATCCCGTTTGTCGACTATGCCCGCGGCGACGGGTTGGCCATCGGCCCAGGCCAGGAGGCGGAGTGGGGCGAACCAGTGCTGATTGAGCCGCCACCCTCCTGGGTGTCCGGCTACCGCGGGCTCTGGGGCTACCACGCGCGTGACCCCTTCGCTGGGGAGGATGCCCCGGCCGGGCCCATGTACAACCGCGATGGCACCCAGCGTCGCTCGTGGTACGACCCCGTCGGCTGGGCAGGGCTCGATAAGGTCCCGACTCCGCGTGACTTGCTCCCGACCATCTATGGCCGCATCTCCACCATCCGCGGGCGCCAGCAGGAGGCCCTGGCGGCGATCGAGACCAAGCAGCGTGAGCTGCAGGGGATCGGCGTTGAGATCGCCGCGATGGAGGGGCAGCCGCACCTGCGTGTTGCCCACGAAGCGGCGAGCCGCCGCCTCGCGTCTCTCTCCGACGAGGTGGCCCGCCTTCGGGCGCAGGTAGCAGCCGATGAGGCGCTGCTGGAGGCGCTCACCAACCATGCGAAGGACCTTGAGTCCGGCATGCCCACGGACCCGCGGGCACACATCCGTCGGGCTGCCCGCCCCGTGTCGGAGCAACAGCTCCGTGCGGCGCGCTTGGCCGAGATCTGGGCGGCCGTCAGCATCGGCATTCTGCTCATCGGCGTCGTCGCGCTGGCGTACTTCGAGCGGCAGTACCTCTTCATCGGACTCGTCTACGCGGTGGCACTCTTCGTCCTGATCGAGGCGGCCTTCCGCGGTCAGATTGGCCGGCTCATCACCGGGCTGACGGTCGTCCTGGCGCTCGTGTCGACCGGCGTGCTCATCTTCGAGTTCTTCTGGCAGGTCGCGCTTGGCCTCGTCGTACTGGTCGGCCTCTACATCCTCACCGTGAACCTGCGCGAGCTGCGCCGGTAGCGACGGTCGCTGACGTTCACGGCAGCGACGCAGAGGGTGGGAGGCGCTCTCGCGTGTCCCCCGGAGCGATGCGAAGGATCTCTTCGTGGGGCCGCACTGGCCGGAGAATCTCCGCTCCGCTCAGGAGGACACGGCAACAAACGCTAACCCGCACACAGATGCAGCCCTGAGGAGAAATGCCGGGCGTCCGCAGTGTTCGAGAGAGTAGGGGGCGCAACCCGAGCCGCGTTCAGCCAACTGCGGGGTGTAATACGACATATCCCGTTAGCACACACCAAACCCACAACATCACCAACCGCGGCTGTCACCCGCCCCGCATGCTGGCTTGCGGGGCGGACTCCGGAGACCGCGGCCTAGTACGTGGGTGTTAACGGGACAGGTACCGCTCCGGATCGGCGGCGAACTGGCGGCGGCACGAGGGACAGCAGAAGTAGTAACGCGTGCCCTGGTAGTCGTAGGTATGGCGAGCGGTCGCGATCTCGACCGCCATGCCGCAGACTGGGTCGATCGCCTGGGTTTCCGCGGGGTCTGCCTGGATGATCGGCATTGCAACAGTAGGGGTAGCGTCCTTGGGCGCCAGCTCAGCCCGCTTGGCGATGATCTCGGCCAGGATGCTGACCGCGATTTCCTCCGGTGCGGTGGCCGCGATGTCGAAGCCTGCCGGCGCCTTGACCCGCGCGAGCAGGTCATCGGGGATGCTGCTGGTCCGCAGGGCGTCACGCATGGTTTCGAAGCGGCGGCCGCTCGCAACCAACGCGACGAAACCCACACCCGCCCGCAGCGCCTGCTCGACCGCGTCCTCGTCGTAGACTCCCATCGTCGCCACAACCGCGACGGCGGGACCGCCCGCGGCCGCTGCAACGACGTCGAGGCTGTCGAGGACGACGTCCGCTTCGGCCGGAGCGCTCTCCGGCGCGCCGGGCCGGGAGGCGATCACGCGGTATCCCATGACGTGGCCAAGGCGTATCAGCGCGTCGGCGACCGGGCTCTCGCCGAAGACGATCAGCCGCAGCGGGGGCAGGAACGGTTCCAGGAAGACCTCCAGCGCGCCGCCGCTGTGGCACGTGAGCGGCGCGACGACAACGTCCGGCCGCTCGGCCGAACCGCGGCCGTCCGGACTGAGGCGGAGCGTCCGCGGCCGCCCTTCGGCCAGGGCTTCCAGTGCCTGACGCACGACCGTCGGCTGCGCACAGCTCCCGCCGACCCAGCCGAAGAGGGCGCCGTCCGGCGTGACAATACCCTTCGCGCCCGGCCGCGCCGAGGTAGGACGCTGGCTCCAGACGACAGTGGCCAGCACGAAGGGCTCGCCCGCCTGTTTGAGCGCCGCGGCGCGGGCGAAGATGTCCTCACTGACCCTCCCCAGCGCAGGTTGAGTCGTGGTACCGGACCGCTCGCCGTGTTCCGTCATCGGGGTTCCGTACCTTCGGTGGTGTGAGGGCGTCGCGACTCGGGTCGCGACGCCCCAGAGTATCCAGTGCTACTCGGCGACACCCTTCTCCTCGAGGATCTGATAGACCTTCCAGGGCGTGATCGGGATGTCGATGTGGCGGACGCCGAGGTGGCTGAGCGCGTCCACGACGGCGTTCACGATCGCCGGGGGCGCACCGACCGTCGGGCTCTCGCCCACGCCCTTGGCCCCGATCGGGTGATGGGGCGAGGGCGTCACGGTCTTCTCGGTCCGCCAGTTCGGCGTCTCCATCGCCGTCGGGACCAGGTAGTCCATCAGCGTGCCGGTGAGCATCGTGCCGTTGTCGTCGTACACGATCTCCTCATACAGCGCCGGCGCCAGCCCCATCGTCAGCCCGCCGTGGATCTGCCCCTCGACGATCATCGGGTTGATGATCGTGCCGCAGTCGTCCAGCGCCAGGAACTCGCGCACCGTCGGCTGACCGGTGCCGCGGTCGATGTCGACCACGCAGACATAGGCACCGAACGGGAAGGTCAGGTTGGGCGGGTCATAGTAGGTGACCGCCTCCAGCCCGCCCTCGAGCCCCTGCGGGAAATTCGTGTAGGCGGCGAAGGCGATCTCGCTCATCCTCTTGGCACGCTCGGGCGAGCCCTTGACGCGGAAGGCGTAGTCGCGCCACTCCAGATCGTCCGGGTCGACCTCCAGCAGGTGGGCGGCGATTAGCCGTGCCTTCTCCCGGATCTTCCGCGCCGCAACGGCCGTCGCCGCGCCCG
This genomic window from Sphaerobacter thermophilus DSM 20745 contains:
- a CDS encoding XdhC family protein gives rise to the protein MTEHGERSGTTTQPALGRVSEDIFARAAALKQAGEPFVLATVVWSQRPTSARPGAKGIVTPDGALFGWVGGSCAQPTVVRQALEALAEGRPRTLRLSPDGRGSAERPDVVVAPLTCHSGGALEVFLEPFLPPLRLIVFGESPVADALIRLGHVMGYRVIASRPGAPESAPAEADVVLDSLDVVAAAAGGPAVAVVATMGVYDEDAVEQALRAGVGFVALVASGRRFETMRDALRTSSIPDDLLARVKAPAGFDIAATAPEEIAVSILAEIIAKRAELAPKDATPTVAMPIIQADPAETQAIDPVCGMAVEIATARHTYDYQGTRYYFCCPSCRRQFAADPERYLSR
- a CDS encoding methylated-DNA--[protein]-cysteine S-methyltransferase, with amino-acid sequence MLELEITQMPGLVLQVGEVETQFGSVWVAAGPRGLRVVTVPGRSREECLREALRNGRDATVIEGGPLAEQARKELTAYFEGRLQRFTVPLDPVGTNFQRRVWAAVAAIPYGETATYRQIAERIGQPRAVRAVGAANGANPLAIIIPCHRVVGSDGSLTGYGGGLAVKRALLDLEARCRGALP
- the acnA gene encoding aconitate hydratase AcnA codes for the protein MAVTRDPFGARAELSTPHQTVTYYRLDAIADQVAVGLDRLPYTIKVLLENALRNAGNEPFSAEDVTTLAQWRPGEREVREFPFLPGRVLLQDFTGVPAVVDLAAMRDAVKRLGGDPKRINPLVPADLVIDHSVQVDVFGSRIAFRRNVEREYERNRERYALLRWAQSAFRNFRVVPPGTGIVHQVNLEYLATVVTAREIDSETVAFPDTLVGTDSHTPMVNSLGVLGWGVGGIEAEAVLLGQPIYLLTPEVVGFRLVGEPPEGVTATDLVLTVTQLLRQTGVVGRFVEFFGPSVRHLSLPDRATISNMSPEYGATATMFPIDDETLHYLRFTGRSEELVDLVERYAKEQGLFRTDDSPEPVFDQIVELDLSTLEPSVAGPRRPQDRVPLSRVSESLREAFKDRIGAWEAAAGGTASTQPLEAVAEETAAVATAAPPSGGVPVRIDDQVVELNHGSVVIAAITSCTNTSNPEVMIAAGLLAKKAVERGLDVNPAVKTSLAPGSRVVTAYLDRAGLTPYLEALRFHLVGYGCTTCIGNSGPLPEPVAEAVQEHDLVVAAVLSGNRNFEGRIHPQARASYLASPPLVVAYALAGTLNIDLSRDPIGYDPNGEPVYLRDIWPSREEIQETIERAITPELFRERYADVFTGDEHWQALPLPEQGDLFEWDPESTYVREPTFFQDLTLEPEPPTDITGARVLCYLGDSVTTDHISPAGSIPVNSPAGRYLILNDVQPRNFNSYGSRRGNHEVMVRGTFANIRLRNKLADGREGNWTTHLPTGEVMSVYDAAMRYQEEGTPLLVLAGKEYGSGSSRDWAAKGTRLLGVRAVIAEGYERIHRSNLIGMGVLPLQFLPGQSAEGLGLTGREVYEIRGIADGLKPGQTLPVRATREDGSTFEFQVLVRIDSPTEVEYYRHGGILPMVLRRLVTQD